The sequence CGGGCGAACCGCTGTTGAGCGGAGAGAGCAGGAAATATCTGAAATATCAAGATTTTTAAAAGCACTTGCAAAAGAATTGTATATACCCGTAATTGCCATATCGCAGTTGAACAGAATGGTTGAGCAAAGAGAAGATAAAAGACCGAGGCTTTCTGATCTCCGGGAATCAGGAGCCATAGAACAGGATGCAGATGTAATTATGTTTATATACAGAGATGAAGTTTATAATAAAGACAAGGAGAATAATAAGGGTATTGCAGAGATCATCATTGGAAAACAAAGGAATGGCCCGATAGATACAGTTGAGCTTGCCTTTCTGGACAAATTTGCAACCTTTAAAAATCTTTACAGAGAATGAACCTGCCTAATCTACTATCAGTATTTCGTCTTTTTGTTACAATCTTTTTCATCATTGCAATCAATCACGGCAGGCATGACATCGCGCTTATACTGTTTATTATACAGGCATTAAGTGATGTACTTGATGGATTTCTTGCAAGAATCATGAAGGCAAAAACGCATCTTGGTGCTTTTCTCGACCCGGTTGCCGATAAGGTGATGATTGTATCCTCTTACATTGTTCTATCTGTTTATAGCATAATCCCTTTTTGGCTGACATAC is a genomic window of Pseudomonadota bacterium containing:
- a CDS encoding CDP-alcohol phosphatidyltransferase family protein is translated as MNLPNLLSVFRLFVTIFFIIAINHGRHDIALILFIIQALSDVLDGFLARIMKAKTHLGAFLDPVADKVMIVSSYIVLSVYSIIPFWLTYIVIIRDVVISTGFFILYKLSYKGKPTPIILSKITTLSQMCTVIYILWPGDRMYSKHFFYATAVLSVFSGFQYVVDGMRIYLKKES